DNA sequence from the Fuscovulum ytuae genome:
ATTGCGCGCCCCATCCGGCCGCCGTTGCGGCATTGACGAGGCCCGCGCAGAGGGCGCCTGCCGAAAGGGTCTGTTCGATGTCGGGCACTTTCTCGGCGGGTTTGGGCGCGGCGATCACCACCACGGCGCAATGCGAGCGGTCGAATTGCCCGCGCCCTTTTTCGATGCGGAGGGGGTCATCGCCCAATTCGCGGGCCCGCGCCTCGCCCAGATCGGCCCAGATGGAAAGGGCGTCGCGATAGCCCACGACCAGCCGCCACGGTTGCAGATTGCCGTGATCGGGCACGCGCAAGGCGGCGCGCAGGATGGGTTCCAGCGCGGCGCGGTCGGGGGTGGGGGCTTGCAGCGCCTTGGACGGGTAGGATTGGCGCATGGACAGGAAGGCGAAGGCGTCTTGGGTCATGGGGCCTCTTTCCCGGGCGTGGCGCGGGGGGAAACGGGGTTATTTTGCGGCGCGGGCCATGCGGCCCGCATTCCTTTTGTCTCGCCTTCGCGCGTGCCGCGCGCCGGCTCGGATCGTTTTTGAGTATTTGGGCCAAGATGAAGGGGCAAGGGGTGTTTCGGAGGGATCAGGCAGAGGTGAAGAGGCGGTCGAGATCGTCGATCCATGCGGATAGGAAGGCATCGAAACGGGCGTCAGGTTGCCGGGCGGCCAATGTGGCGGCCAAGGGGTCGGGCGCGTCGATCGGGCTTTGGGCCAGTTCGGCGATGGTGGCATGGCCGCAGAAGGGGACATAGGCCTCGGAATAGCCGCCTTCGTGGACGGCCAGAAGACGGCCCGCGCAGAGCGTTTCGGCGGCCTGTCTTGTGAGGCGGGTCATCTGGCGGAAGGTATCGGCGGTGGCGAGCATCCGGCCCAAGGGATCAAGGGCGGCGGCGTCAAAGCCGCAGGCGATGATGATGGCGTCAGGTCTGTGGGCGTGGAGGGCGGGCAGGACGAGGCGGGTGAAAGCCTCCAGATAGCCTTTGTGCCCCGTGCCGGGGGGGAGCGGGATGTTGAGGTTCGTGCCAAAGCCCGCGCCGCTTCCCCGCACCTCGGCCCCGCCGGTATCGGTGGGATAGTTGCGGTCCTGATGCAGCGAGATGGTCAGCACCTCGGGGTCGTCAAGGAAGATCGCCTCGGTCCCGTTGCCGTGATGGACATCCCAGTCGATCACGGCAAAGCGGCGGAAGGGGGTTTTCGCCTGTGCCGTGCGGATGGCGATGGCGATATTGGCCAGAAGGCAAAAGCCATTGGGGCGGTCGGGCAGGCAATGATGCCCCGGCGGGCGGGTGAGGGCATAGGCATTGGTCACCGCGCCCGACAGGATGTCCAAAAGCGCCTGTTGCGCGAGGCCGGCCGAGAGGGTGGCGATGTCATAGCCGCCCCTGCCGAAGGGCGCGCGGGGGCCAAGCTCGCCGCCCTGATCCTGCGAGAGGGCGTGGAAGCGGTCGATATAGCTTGCGGGGTGGACGCGGAGCAGGTCTTCGCGGGTGGCGGGGGCCGCGCTGCGGCTGGCGAGGGAGGCGAGAAGCCCCGTCACCTCTAACAGGTTTTTCAGGCGGCGTTTGGTTTCGGGGTTTTCCGGCAGGCCCGCGCCGGGCTGGACGAGGCCGCCCATCGGCCCGCCGACGGGCAGGGTGAGGGCATAGTTGCCGCCATGGTGCCAGAAGCAGCGTTCGTCGGAATAGAAGGCGGTGGTCATGCGGGGCTTTCGGGGGGCTTTCGGGTGGGGGGATTTGGCGTCAGGTTAGGCGCTGGGGCTGCGAAGGGCCAGAGGCGATGAAGAAGGGCGAATATGCGGCGCTGGCGGTGCCGGGGGCGGAATTCGTGGTGAAGGCCACGCCGCGCGCGCGGGTTTCCTCTTGCGTGTTGGAGGGGGGTGTCTGGCGGATCGCGGTGAACGCCCCGCCGGAAGAGGGCCGCGCCACGGCGGCGGTAGCGGAAGCCTTGGCCCATGCCTTGGGCGTGGCGAAGGGGCGGCTGGTTCTGGTGCGGGGGGCCGCGTCGCGGGACAAGCGGTTTCGGCTGGACTGACGCGGTGGATCAGCCCTTGGGGGGCCTTGCGTCAATCCGGTAGCTGCCTTCGGGCAGGTCAAGTGCCGCGGCAAGGTCGCGCAATTGCGTCATCGACAGGGTGATGCGGACCGGTTCTTCGGTCATCGGGTCAAGCTGTTCCAAGGTCACGCAATCATCGAAGGCGAGGATGGTGATGTCTTCCATCAGGCCTTCATGCCCCTCATCGATGAGGGTGATCACAGTGGCGTCGAAGTCGTGCTCGATCGTGAACATAAGGGCAGGCTAGCGCGGGGTGGCCTTGGCTGGCAATGGGGGAAATGGGGGGAAATGGGGGAAGCGGTCCCTTGCTGACGCTTGCGTGAGGGGGCCATGCGGGGCTGGTTCCCGGCGCGGGGCTTGCTATTTTGGGGGGCATGGCAGGGGCAGGCCCCGGCGCGGTGATGGTTTGGGGCAGATGGGCAAAGGTGACTCGGGGGCGATGCGGGCATATCTTGCGCTGATTTTGGCGGTGGCGGGTCTGGCGGGCTGTGTGCCGACCTATCCGGCAGGCGATCCTTCGGGGGGGCTTTATCCAGAGCCTGTGGCCGCCGCCGCGCCCGCGCCGTTGGCCCCAAGGCAGGCTGCGTCGAATTTCATCCGTGTGGTCAGCCGGGTAGAGCCGATGACGGAAGATATCTGCCGCGCCCGCACGCGCGGGGTGAATTGCGATTTCCGCATCGTGATCGATGACCGGCCGGGGCAGGGGCCGAATGCCTTTCAGACGCTGGATGAAAATGGGCGACCGATCCTGGGCTTCACCTTGGCGCTGATTGCCGATGCGCGGAACGAGGATGAGATCGCCTTCGTTCTGGGCCATGAGGCGTCGCATCACATCCTTGGCCATATCCCGCAGACGCAGCAGACGGCCTTGGCGGGGGCGATGATGGCGGGCATCCTTGCACAGGCCACCGGGGCGGATGCGGCGGCGGTGCAATCGGCGCAGCGCATCGGGGCCACGGTCGGGGCGCGGCGCTATTCCCGCGCCTTTGAATTGGAGGCCGATGCCTTGGGGGCCGAGATCGCCTATTTCGCCGGATATGACCCGGTGCTGGGGGCGGGGTTCTTTGACCGTCTGCCCGATCCGGGGGATCAGTTCCTTGGGTCGCATCCGCCCAATGCGGAACGCAAGGCGCAGGTGCAGGCGGTGGTGGCAGGGCTTCGCGGGTTCTGACCGGGCTTGATTTGCGTCAATGCGTCGCGGTCCTGTCGGTGGCAGGCTTGCCGTCGCGCGAACACGGAGGACGGCGATGATCGGATATGTCGAGGCACCTTTGGCTTGGGGCCTGACGCGCGGGATGGCGCGGGTGATTGGGGTCAATCTGGCCGATGCGGTGATCGAAGGCTGGTTGAGCCGGGCGGAACTGGCTGATTTGGTCGAGCGCTGTCAGACCTGCGGGCGGGCCGAGACCTGCACCGGATGGCTGGCGCGGCAGGTGACGGCTGAGGCGCTGCCTGCCTTCTGCCCGAACAAGGCCCCGTTGGAGGGCTTGGCCGCGCGCTGAGGCGCGGGGCGGTGGGCTTGAGCCTTGCCTGCCGACATGACAGGGTCCTGCCGCGAAAGGGGTGGCGGGATGCTGAAACTGGGCGAAGTGCTGCGGGACCGGGGGTCGCGCTATGCCGTTTCGGGCGGGCCTGTGCAGGGCCGCGCCGGGGTGGAGGCTTTCCTTGCCGAGTTGAAGCGCGAAAAGCGCTATGCCAAGGCCACGCATAACAGCTGGGCCTGTCTTCTGTCGGAGGGCGGGCCGCAAAAGGGCGACGATGGCGAGGCGGGCGCCGGAGCGGTGATCCTGAAGATGCTGGAACGGGCGGGGCTGGTTGACCATGTCGTGGTGGTGACCCGCTGGTATGGGGGCGTGCATCTGGGGGGCGACCGCTTTGCCCATGTGGTCACCTGCGTGCGCGCCTATCTCGACGCGCAGAACGGCGCGGGGTAAGGCAGGGGCTGGGTCGCGGAGAAAAGCGGATGATGAACTGGTTGCTGGCCGAGCTGCGGCGCATTGGGAACACGACGAAATGGTCGTGGGACGGTTGGCGGTCCGCTTGGGTGCGCGAGAAATCACTGCGGCAATGGGCGCTGGTCAATGTGCTGTCGGCGGCACTGGCCTTTTCGCTGGAACTCAGCCCGGGGGAACGGGCGCTGATCCTTGCGCTGGGGCTGCTGCTTCTGGCGGCGGAACTGGCCAATACGGCGATCGAGGAAGTGGTGGATTATATCTCGGAAGAGATCGACCCACGGGCGAAGCGGGCCAAGGATGCCGGGTCCGCCGTGGTGGCGGTGACGGCCATCGCAGGCGGCGTGGCCTGGCTGGTGATCCTGATCGGGTAAGGGCGCAGGTCTGCGCCTTGCGGGCGGTGCCTGCGCGCTGGCCCCTAATGGCGTCGCTGTCGCCGCAGATGCGCGCGATACAGCATCGGCGCGGCGATCCGGTCGTAGAGGAAGGCCATCGCTGGCCGGATCACCGGCAGGCCGGTGAGGCGGGCCAGCCAGCGCCAGCGCGGCAGCCCCGCCCAGATGGCGCGAAACGCCGCTAGCCCCGAAAGCACCTTGCCATCCTGCATCACATGCAGGCGGCGCGCGGCCTCATCTTCGGTCAGGCCCCAGTGTGACGCCTTGTCCAAGGGATCAAACCGCAAGGGGGCCGCGTCGCGGGCGGCGGCGGCGCGGTAATGGTCGATCTCGAACCGGCACAAGGGGCAGGTGTCGTTGTAAAGGACGCGGGTGTCATCATCGGTCATGGCCGAGATTTAGGTGCCGCGCGCCCTGCGCCAAGCGGGCTGCGACATCACAGCCGGGAATGCGACCCGTCGCAGAAAGGGGCCTTGGCGCTGGCCTTGCAGCCGCAGAAAAACATCTTCTTGCCTTCTTCCGCCGTCACCTTCACCGGGGTGAAAGACGTGCCCTTATGGCTGCCATCACAGAAGGGCTGGTTCTTCGACTGGCCACAGGCGCACCAGAAATAGGACTTTCCGGCCTCTACCTCGACCGGGTAGGGGGCCTTCTGGGCGATCTTGGGGACGTCGGTCATCTGCTGGCTCCTTGCTGGCGCTTCCCGTCGCAATCTGCGTCGCGCCGGGACGGGGTCAAGCCGTGAGGCGACCCCAAAGGTCATAGTCGCCCGCCTCTTCCACCTCGACCGTCACCAGATCGCCGGGGGAGAGGGTTTCGAACCCCGCATCAATGAAAAGATTGCCGTCGATTTCCGGCGCATCGGCCTTGGTCCGGCAGGTGGCCCCTTCGTCATCCACCTCATCGACGATGACCTGCATCCTCTGGCCCACCTTGGCAGCAAGCTTGGCCGCGGAAATGGCCTGCGCCTTTTCCATGAAACGATCCCAGCGATCCTGCTTCACCTCTTCGGGCACATGATCGGGCAGGGCATTGGACCGCGCGCCGGGGACGTTTTCGTATTTGAAGCATCCCACGCGATCAAGCTGCGCCTCGTCCAGCCAATCAAGCAGGGTCTGGAATTCGGCCTCTGTCTCGCCGGGATAGCCCACGATGAAGGTGGAGCGCAGCGTGATGTCGGGGCAGGTGGCGCGCCAAGCGGCAATCTCGTCCAGCGTGCGGGCGGCGGCGGCGGGGCGGGCCATACGCTTCAGGACATCCGGATGGGCGTGCTGGAAGGGGATGTCGAGATAGGGCAGGATCAACCCTTCCGCCATCAGCGGCACGAGGTCGCGCACATGCGGGTAGGGATAGACGTAATGCAGCCGGACCCATGCGCCAAGCTGGCCCATTTCGCGGGCCAGATCGGTGATATGGGCGCGGACCGCGCGGTCTTTCCAAGCGCTTTCGTCATGCTTGCGATCGACGCCATAGGCCGAGGTGTCCTGGCTGATGACCAAAAGCTCTTTCACCCCGGCCTCGACCAGCTTTTCCGCCTCGCGCAGGATGGCGTTGGCGGGGCGGCTGACCAATTTGCCCCGCATGTCAGGGATGATGCAGAACTTGCACTTGTGGTTACAGCCTTCCGAGATTTTCAGATAGCTGTAATGGCGCGGGGTCAGGCTGACGCCGGTTGCGGGCAGAAGATCGATGAACGGGTCCGGGCGCGGCGGCACGGCCAAATGCACGGCATCCAGCACCTGTTCATATTGATGCGGGCCGGTGACGGCCAGAACCTTGGGATGCGCGCCGGTGATATAGTCAGGTTCCGCGCCAAGGCAGCCCGTGACGATGACGCGACCGTTTTCCTTCAACGCCTCGCCAATGGCATCAAGGCTTTCGGCCCGCGCACTGTCGAGAAAGCCGCAGGTGTTGACGATGACGGCATCGGCACCCGCGTAATCGGGGCTGATCGCATAGCCTTCGGCGCGCAGGCGCGTCAGGATGCGCTCGCTATCGACCAGCGCCTTGGGGCAGCCCAAGGAGACCATGCCGATGGTGGGCTGGTCAGGACGTGCCTCGCTGCGCCGGTCATCAGGGACGGTGGCACGGGCAAGATCAGGGCGGAGGTTGGGCGGGTTCTGCGTCATCCGCGCGCCATACCGCAATCCGCGCGCTTCGTGAAGGGCGGTGATCCGGCGGCGCGCTGACGCGCAAGCCTTTTGGCGTCGTCGTCGCGTGCCGCTCCTCCTCCGGGGTTAGGGGGCCTTCTGCCCCCTCTTGGCCATTCGGCCAATTCACCCCCGAGAGTATTTTTCGCCAAGATGAAGGGGGAAGGGCGGGCCGTTAAGGTTAACGCGCTGCTTTTTCTGCATTTTCTGTCTTCAAGTATCCTCAAGGGAGGCATGGGCAGGCCGCAGGCGGGACAAGAGGGGGCGGACCGGCCCCTGACCACAAAAGGAATGCGGCGCATGCCGCGCCTTGTGGTTGCCCGCGCCTCAAGGCTGGCCTAGCGTCCGTGGCAAGAGGAGACACCCATGACCGATGCACGCCCCCTGATCCTGTCCTGCCCCTTGCCGCGCAGCCTGCCCCTGATTTTTGCGCCGGACCTTCTTGCCGAGTTGCGGGCGCGCTACCGGATTGTCGAGACAACCGATGACGACCTGCCCGGTCTGCCGGATGCGGTTTTGGGCGAGGCGCGCTATATCATCGGGCAGCCGCCGCTGGACGCGGGGACTTTGGCGCGGTTGTCCGCCCTTCGCTGCATTTTCAACGTGGAATCCAATCTTCTGAACAACATGCCTTATGACGAGGTGTTCCGGCGCGGCATCCATGTCGTGACGACGGGGGCGGTCTTTGCCCAGCCCGTGGCCGAGATCGGGCTTGGCTTTGCGCTCTCGCTCTTGCGCAACATCCATGGGGCGGATGCGGATTTCCGTGCCGGGCAAGAGTTGTGGGGGGGAGAGGGCAATGGGTCGGCGCGGCTTTTGACCGGGGCCGAGGTGGGCATCCTTGGCTTTGGCGATCTGGGGCGGGCCTGTGCGCAGGTTCTGACCGGGTTCCAGACGCGGCTGAAGGTCTATGACCCTTGGCTGCCGCCCTCGCGGATCCGGGCGGCGGGGGCGGAACCTGCGGGGCTTGATGCGGTGCTGGCGGGGTCTGACATCGTCTTTTGCACCGCTGCCGTAACCAGCGAGAATCGCGGTTTTCTGGGAGCAGAGGCTTTCGCGGCGATGCGGCGGGGGGCGATCTTCCTTTTGCTCAGCCGTGCCGATGTGGTGGATTTTCCTGCGCTGATGGCGGCGGTGCGGGAGGGGCATATCCTTGCCGCTTCGGATGTCTTTCCCGAAGAACCGCTGCCCTTGGATCATCCGGTCCGGTCGATCCCCGGTTTCCTTTTGTCGGCGCATCGGGCCGGGGCCTTGGACATTGCCTTCAAGCGGATGGGCGAGATGGTGCTGGAGGACCTTGCCCTTCTCGACCGTGGCCTGCCGCCCATGGTGTGCAAGCGGGCCGAGCGCGAGACGGTGGCGCGGTTCCGGTCGCGGCCTGTTTCGGTGAACTGATCCGCCGAGGGTGGGCCTGCCGCTTGCCCCAAGGGGCCGGGCGAGGATAGCCTTGGGATGGGCTGTGCAAAGGGGGATGCGGATGCGTTGGCTGTTCCGGGTGCTGGGGGTTTTGGCGATGCTGGTCGTCTTGGGGGCGGGGGCCTTGCTTCTGATCCCGTCGGACCGCGTGGCCGCGCTGGCCGTGGAACAGTTTCAGCGGGTGACGGGGCGGGCCCTGACCATCGAAGGCGGCGTGACGCCCACGCTTTGGCCCGTTTTGGGGGTGGAAACCGGGCGGATCGCCATTGCCAATGCCGATTGGTCCGAGGATGGGCCGATGCTGGTGGCCGAGGGCATGGCGATCGGGATCGATGCCAATGCGCTGTTTGGCGGCGAGGTGCGGATCACCGCGCTGGAACTGACCCGGCCCGAGATCCTGATCGAGGTGAGCGAAGAGGGTGTGGGCAACTGGGTCTTTGGCGGGGCGCAGGGCGGCACGGCCACGGCGGATATGGCGGGGGCGGATACGCCTTTCACGCTGGACCTTGGGGTGATCCGCGATGGCAGCCTTGGCTATATCGACCATGGCACGGGGCGGGCGGTGCAATTGACCGGGGTCGATCTGGAGGCGCGGCTGGCCAATTACGAGGGGCCGCTGGAGCTTGACCTGACGGCCGAGGCGATGGGGCAGGCGGTGGCGGTTGATCTGACCTTGGCGGCCTTTCGCACGGCCTATGAGGGGGGCGTTTCGCCTGTGACGCTGTCGGCCACGGCGGGGGCGGCGAAGATGTCCTTTGACGGGCGGGCGGGCCTGATGCCCCCCAGCGCCGAAGGGCGGCTGGATGCCGATTTGGCCGATCTGTCGGCGCTGTCGGCCCTGTTGGGGATGGAACGGCCCAGCCTGCCGCAGGGCTTTGGGCAGAAAAGCGTGCAGGTCGCGGGGGATATCACGCTGACCGAGGCGGGATCGGTGCATCTGCGGGGCGGGCGTATCGTGCTGGATGGCACGGCGATTACCGGCGATCTGGACCTGAGCCCCGGTGCGGATCGGCCCAAACTGGTGGCGCGTCTGGCCACCGGCGATCTGGCGATTGCCGAGAATGTCGCGGGCGGCACGGGGGCGGGCGATGGCGGCGGCGCGGTTGCCACGGCGGGCTGGTCGGATGCGCCCATCGATGTGTCGGGCCTGTCGATCATGGATGCCGAACTGGGGCTGCGGGCCAATTCGCTTGATCTTGGGGCGGTGAAGCTTGGCCCCGTGGCGGCCACGGTGACGCTGGATCGGTCGCGCGCGGTGGTGGGGCTGACGGATGTGGGGGCCTATGGCGGCACTGTGCGGGGCGAGTTCGTGGTCAATGGTCGCAAGGGCCTGTCGGTGGGGGGCAATCTGGCCTTTCGCGACATTCGCCTGCAACCGATGCTGTCGGACCTGACGGGGTTTGAACGGCTGGTGGGCACGGGGGATTTGTCGCTGAAATTCCTTGGATCGGGGAATTCGGTCGAGGCGATCATGCGCAGCCTGTCGGGGTCGGGCGTGTTGAACCTTGGGGCGGGCGAGATACTGGGTCTGGATATTGCGGGGATGATCCGGCGGCTGGATGCGGGCTATGTGGGGGAGGGGCAGAAGACGATCTTCGACAGCCTTTCGGCCAGTTTCGATATCGACGGGGGCGATCTTTTCAACAGCGATCTTCTAATGGCGGGGCCGATCATCAGCGCGGAAGGCGCGGGCCGTATCGGGCTTGGTGCGCGCGATCTGGAATATCGGCTGCGGCCCACTGCCTTGCGCGGGGCGGATGGGTCGGGGGGGATTTCGGTCCCGCTCTGGATCACCGGGTCATGGGCGGCACCCAGTTTTGCGCTGGACCTGGAATCTCTTGCACAGGAACGGCTGAAGGACGAGGCGAAGGCGGTCGAGGATCAGTTGAAGGCCAAGGCGGCCGAAGAGCTGGGTCAGATCGAAGGCGAAAGTCTGGAAGATGCGGCCAAGCGGCGTTTGGAAGAGGAGTTGCGTCAGGGGGCGGGCAATCTGCTTTTGGATTTGCTGGGGGGCGGCAACTGAGGCTTGCGCCGCCCTGAAACGCGGCGAAACGAAACGTCAGCCGCTGCCCCCTTCCGCGCCGCCTGCTTCCGGTTTATGGCAGCGCTAACAGCCGTGGAGCCCTTTTCATGTCCGATCTTTCTGCTGCGCGCCGGGGCCGTTGGGCCGTGGCGGCGATGTTTCTGGCGAATGGCTTCATCATGGGGGCCTGGGCGCCGCAGATCCCCCTTTTGCTGCCGCGCCACGGGATCAGCGAGGGGACGCTGGGCCTGTTGATCCTTGTCCTTGGCCTTGGGGCGGTGGGGGCGATGCTGTTTGCCGGGCGGTTGATCGCGCGGTTCGGGGTGCGCAACGTGTTGCGGGTCTTTTCGCTGTCGATGATCCCCGCGCTTCCGGCGGTGGTTCTGGCCCCCGATCTGGCCACGCTTGCCCTGACCATGGCCGTTCTGGGGGCGCTGATCGGCTGTATGGACGTGGCGATGAACGCCAATGCGGTGGAGGTGGAGCGGCATCTGGGCCGGGCCATCATGTCGTCGTCCCATGGATTCTGGAGCCTTGGGGGATTTTTCGGCGGCAGTCTGGGGGGCTGGATCATCGCGCATTGGGGCGCGGCGGGGCAGTCGCTTTGGGCCTCGGCCGTGGCGGGGGTGATCGTCTTGCTGGCCATGCCCTTCCTGATGGCGGACGGGGCGCGGCCTGCGCCCGTGCCGGGTGAGGCGCCCGCCCGCACGGCGCTTTTGCCGCGCGATGCGGCGCTGTGGATGCTGGGGGTGATGGCGCTGTTTTCCATGGTGCCGGAAGGGTCGGTGCTGGATTGGGCGGCCCTTTATCTGCAACAGGAACTGGGGTCCGATGTGGCGACATCGGGGCTGGCCTTCGCGCTTTTCTCTGGGGCGATGGCGGTGATGCGCTTTGCGGGGGATGGGGTCAGAAACCGCTTTGGCGCGGTGGCGACGCTGCGCTGGTCGGGGATGGTTGCGGCGGCGGGCCTGATGGGGGCGGCGATGGCCCCAACCGATGCGCTGGCCATCGGCTGCTTTGCCTTTGCGGGCTTGGGCGTGGCGAATATGGTGCCGATCCTGTTTTCCGCTGCGGGCAACCATCCGGGGCTGGCCCCCGGCGCAGGCATCGCGGCGGTGACGATGATGGGCTATTCGGGCATCCTCGTCGCCCCCTCGACCATCGGTTTCGTGGCCGAACATGTGGGCTTCCGCGTGACCTATGCGGCGCTGGCCCTTTGCCTTGTGGCGGTGGCGGCGCTGGCCCCCCGCGCGGCGGTGGCGGATGGGATCAGGCCGCTCGCGGCCTGACGCCCGCCGACCTTATCCCCCCATGTAATCGCCCTTGCCCAGCTCCACCCCGTTATGGCGCAGGATGTTGTAGGCGGTGGCGATGTGGAAATAGAACTGCGGCAGGGAATAGAGGTTGAGGAAAGCCTCGCCCGGCATCTTCACCTCTTGGCCACGGATCTTGATGCGGATCTCGCGCGCCTCTGCCCCGTCATAGGCGGATGGGTCGAACCCCGCCATATAGCCGCGCGCGGCACTGATGCGGTCTTGCAATTCGGCAAAGGTGGTTTCGGTGTCGGGGAAGCTTTTGGGTTCCTCGCCCGCCAGACGCGCGCAGGCGCGGGCAGCGAAATCGCAGGACAGCTGCACCTGTTTCACGAAAGGGAACATGTCGGGGAAGAGGCGGAAGGTCAGCATCGCCTCGGGCTTGATGCCCTTCGCCGTGCAATGCGCCTCGGCCTTGGTCAGGATGGTGGAGAGATTGGCGAGAAAGCGGTCATAGACCGCAACGGAACGGTGATGCATGGAAGGCCCCCCTCTGGATGAGGGGGAGCCTCTGCCTGTCACGGGTGACTGTCAACGGGGGCGATGGGTCCAAAAATCTTCAAAGATTTTTGAACCCTTACAGCCCAAGGCACCAGCGCATGATGGCCTTTTGGGCATGCAGGCGGTTTTCGGCCTCGTCGAAGATCACCGAATGCGGGCCGTCCATCACCGCGCTCGTCGCCTCGTCGTTGCGGTGCGCGGGCAGGCAATGCATGAACAGGCTGTCGGGTTTCGCCCGGCTCATCAGCTGTTCGTTGACCTGATAGGGGCGCAGCTGGTTGTGGCGGCGCTCCTTGGCAGATTCCGGGTCATGCATCGATACCCAAGTGTCGGTCACCACAAGGTCCGCGCCTTCGACGGCGGTGAAGGGGTCGCGCTGGATGGTGACCTTCGATCCCTTTTCGCGGGCGAAGGTGACGAACTTGTCTTCGGGGTCGAGCGTCTCTGGCCCCGTGAAGGTGAAGTCAAAGCCGAACTGACCCGCCGCATGCAGGAAGGACGCGCAGACATTGTTGCCGTCGCCGCACCACACCACCTTGCGCCCCGCGATGGGGCCGCGATGTTCTTCATATGTCATGACATCGGCCATGATCTGGCAGGGATGGGTGCGGTTCGTCAGCCCGTTGATGACGGGGACGGTGGCATGTTCCGCCATCTCCAGCAGCGTGGCCTCTTCAAAGGTGCGGATCATGATCAGGTCGACATAGCGCGACAGGACGCGGGCCGTGTCGGCGATCGTCTCGCCATGGCCAAGCTGCATTTCCTTGCCCGAAAGCACCATCGTCTCGCCCCCCATCTGGCGGACGCCCACGTCGAAAGAGACACGGGTGCGGGTCGAGGGTTTTTCAAAGATCAGCGCGACCATGCGGCCCTTGAGCGGCATGTCATCATCGGGCGATCCCTTGGGGCGGCCATTCCGCGCCGTCTTCATCGCATGGGCGCTGTCGATCATCGTCCGCAATTCGGCGGCGTCGGTCTTGTGGATATCGAGGAAGTGTTTCATTTCATACCGTTTTTCTGGGGTAGAGGCCCCCGGGTGCAGTCTGCCCCGGACCCCCTGAGCGTATTTTCACCAAGAGGAAGAGGCGGGTTCGAATTCCATCACGAGGACGGGGTCGCCATCTTCGCAAGGCGCGATGCCGCGCGGGACAAAGCCCGCACGTCGGTAGGCGCGGATGGCGCGGTCATTGGCGGGGCTGGGGTCGATGACGACCGTCGTCGCGCCTTTGGCCATGATCTCGGCACAGCGCTGGCGCAGGTAGCGGGGGGCATGGCCGCGCCCCAGATAGGCCGGATCGCCAAGAAAGGTATCCATGCCCCGCGCGCCGGTCGGGAAGGCCGCGTAATGCGGCATGGGCCAGTGATGTGCCGGGTAATCCTGCACATAGGCGAAGGGATGGCCTGCCAGCGCGACAAGGCGCATGTCGGTGGGGCCTTGATCGATATCTTCGTCGATCAGGGCGAT
Encoded proteins:
- a CDS encoding nitroreductase family protein yields the protein MTQDAFAFLSMRQSYPSKALQAPTPDRAALEPILRAALRVPDHGNLQPWRLVVGYRDALSIWADLGEARARELGDDPLRIEKGRGQFDRSHCAVVVIAAPKPAEKVPDIEQTLSAGALCAGLVNAATAAGWGAQWLTGWVSHDRPFITRAFDCAPQEWVAGIIHIGSKGAPAPDRPRPDIAQVVRWA
- a CDS encoding class II histone deacetylase, with the protein product MTTAFYSDERCFWHHGGNYALTLPVGGPMGGLVQPGAGLPENPETKRRLKNLLEVTGLLASLASRSAAPATREDLLRVHPASYIDRFHALSQDQGGELGPRAPFGRGGYDIATLSAGLAQQALLDILSGAVTNAYALTRPPGHHCLPDRPNGFCLLANIAIAIRTAQAKTPFRRFAVIDWDVHHGNGTEAIFLDDPEVLTISLHQDRNYPTDTGGAEVRGSGAGFGTNLNIPLPPGTGHKGYLEAFTRLVLPALHAHRPDAIIIACGFDAAALDPLGRMLATADTFRQMTRLTRQAAETLCAGRLLAVHEGGYSEAYVPFCGHATIAELAQSPIDAPDPLAATLAARQPDARFDAFLSAWIDDLDRLFTSA
- a CDS encoding DUF167 domain-containing protein, translated to MKKGEYAALAVPGAEFVVKATPRARVSSCVLEGGVWRIAVNAPPEEGRATAAVAEALAHALGVAKGRLVLVRGAASRDKRFRLD
- a CDS encoding M48 family metallopeptidase — protein: MRAYLALILAVAGLAGCVPTYPAGDPSGGLYPEPVAAAAPAPLAPRQAASNFIRVVSRVEPMTEDICRARTRGVNCDFRIVIDDRPGQGPNAFQTLDENGRPILGFTLALIADARNEDEIAFVLGHEASHHILGHIPQTQQTALAGAMMAGILAQATGADAAAVQSAQRIGATVGARRYSRAFELEADALGAEIAYFAGYDPVLGAGFFDRLPDPGDQFLGSHPPNAERKAQVQAVVAGLRGF
- a CDS encoding DUF6455 family protein, whose protein sequence is MIGYVEAPLAWGLTRGMARVIGVNLADAVIEGWLSRAELADLVERCQTCGRAETCTGWLARQVTAEALPAFCPNKAPLEGLAAR
- a CDS encoding YigZ family protein; translated protein: MLKLGEVLRDRGSRYAVSGGPVQGRAGVEAFLAELKREKRYAKATHNSWACLLSEGGPQKGDDGEAGAGAVILKMLERAGLVDHVVVVTRWYGGVHLGGDRFAHVVTCVRAYLDAQNGAG
- a CDS encoding diacylglycerol kinase, with translation MMNWLLAELRRIGNTTKWSWDGWRSAWVREKSLRQWALVNVLSAALAFSLELSPGERALILALGLLLLAAELANTAIEEVVDYISEEIDPRAKRAKDAGSAVVAVTAIAGGVAWLVILIG
- a CDS encoding thiol-disulfide oxidoreductase DCC family protein — its product is MTDDDTRVLYNDTCPLCRFEIDHYRAAAARDAAPLRFDPLDKASHWGLTEDEAARRLHVMQDGKVLSGLAAFRAIWAGLPRWRWLARLTGLPVIRPAMAFLYDRIAAPMLYRAHLRRQRRH
- a CDS encoding CDGSH iron-sulfur domain-containing protein, which produces MTDVPKIAQKAPYPVEVEAGKSYFWCACGQSKNQPFCDGSHKGTSFTPVKVTAEEGKKMFFCGCKASAKAPFCDGSHSRL
- the rimO gene encoding 30S ribosomal protein S12 methylthiotransferase RimO, which gives rise to MTQNPPNLRPDLARATVPDDRRSEARPDQPTIGMVSLGCPKALVDSERILTRLRAEGYAISPDYAGADAVIVNTCGFLDSARAESLDAIGEALKENGRVIVTGCLGAEPDYITGAHPKVLAVTGPHQYEQVLDAVHLAVPPRPDPFIDLLPATGVSLTPRHYSYLKISEGCNHKCKFCIIPDMRGKLVSRPANAILREAEKLVEAGVKELLVISQDTSAYGVDRKHDESAWKDRAVRAHITDLAREMGQLGAWVRLHYVYPYPHVRDLVPLMAEGLILPYLDIPFQHAHPDVLKRMARPAAAARTLDEIAAWRATCPDITLRSTFIVGYPGETEAEFQTLLDWLDEAQLDRVGCFKYENVPGARSNALPDHVPEEVKQDRWDRFMEKAQAISAAKLAAKVGQRMQVIVDEVDDEGATCRTKADAPEIDGNLFIDAGFETLSPGDLVTVEVEEAGDYDLWGRLTA